From Lonchura striata isolate bLonStr1 chromosome 3, bLonStr1.mat, whole genome shotgun sequence, one genomic window encodes:
- the MCM8 gene encoding DNA helicase MCM8 — MSRELRGRGCARGRGFHGWRGGWRGGGGWRGRGQKAEPKRMPEPAKSRLVQSTMEQFIPYKGWKLYFSEVYNDKSPFVQKTQAFEKFFMQRIELYDKDEIERKGSILVDYKELIQDRELTKSIPNISTELRDMPQKILQCMGLAIHQVLTKDLERHAAELQVQEGLPLHGEPVINVPLIHARVYNYEPLTQLKNVRANCYGKYIALRGTVVRVSNIKPLCTNLAFVCAACGDVQGVPLPDGKYTLPTKCLVPECRGRSFTADRSSPLTTTVDWQSVKVQELMSEEQREAGRIPRTIECELVQDLVDSCVPGDMVTVTGIVKVASTEEGASKSKNDKCMFLLYIEANSVSNSKGQKLKNFDDETFQRSFMEFSLKDLYAIQEIQAEENLFRLIVNSLCPAIYGHEIVKAGLALALFGGCQKFVDDKNRIPVRGDPHVLVVGDPGLGKSQMLQAVCNVAPRGVYVCGNTSTSSGLTVTLSRDGTSGDFALEAGALVLGDQGICGIDEFDKMGNQHQALLEAMEQQSISLAKAGIVCSLPARTSIVAAANPVGGHYNKAKTVSENLKMGSALLSRFDLVFILLDTPNEDHDHLLSEHVLALRAGRRAACSSALVTRAGSQEHSVLQATSDRPLLERLKISTGENFDAIPHQLLRKYVGYARQYVHPKLSPEAAQVLQEFYLELRKQNQRADSTPITTRQLESLIRLTEARSRLELREKSTKEDAEDVIEIMKYSMLGTYSDEFGKLDFERSQHGSGMSHRSQAKRFVSALSSVAERTYNNLFDLQQLRHIARELQLQVSDFESFIGSLNDQGYLLKKGSRVYQLQTI, encoded by the exons ATGAGCCGGGAGCTCAGAGGCAGGGGCTGCGCCCGGGGCAGAGGCTTCCACGGGTGGCGAGGAGGatggcgaggaggaggaggatggcgAGGCAGGGGACAGAAGGCAGAGCCCAAAAGGATGCCCGAACCTG caAAATCTCGACTAGTCCAATCAACGATGGAGCAATTTATTCCCTACAAGGGCTGGAAACTTTATTTCTCTGAAG TTTACAATGACAAGTCTCCTTTTGTCCAGAAGACTCAAGCCTTTGAAAAGTTCTTCATGCAGCGCATTGAGCTTTATGACAAG GatgaaatagaaagaaaaggaagtatTCTCGTGGATTATAAGGAGCTAATCCAGGACAGAGAGCTGACTAAATCAATTCCAAATATATCTACTGAACTAAGGGACATGCCTCAGAAAATACTGCAGTGTATGGGTCTGGCAATTCATCAG GTGCTGACCAAGGACCTGGAGAGACACGCGGCGGAGCTGCAGGTGCAGGAGGGGCTGCCCCTGCATGGGGAGCCCGTCATAAACGTGCCTCTCATCCATGCCAG GGTGTACAACTATGAGCCCCTGACCCAGCTGAAAAACGTGAGGGCCAACTGCTATGGCAAGTATATCGCCCTGCGTGGCACCGTGGTGAGGGTCAGCAACATCAAACCCCTGTGCACCAACCTGGCCTTCGTCTGTGCTGCctgtggggatgtgcagggtGTTCCTCTCCCTGATGGCAAGTACACCCTTCCCACCAAG TGCCTTGTTCCCGAGTGCCGGGGCCGGTCCTTCACAGCTGACAGGAGCTCTCCTCTAACCACCACAGTGGACTGGCAGTCTGTCAA GGTGCAGGAGCTGATGTCGGAGGAGCAGCGGGAAGCGGGACGGATCCCGCGCACCATCGAGTGCGAGCTGGTCCAAGATCTGGTGGacagctgtgtcccaggggACATGGTCACAGTCACAGGCATAGTGAAGGTGGCAAGCACTGAGGAAG GAGCTTCTAAAAGTAAGAATGACAAGTGTATGTTCTTGCTGTACATTGAGGCAAATTCTGTCAGCAACAGTAAAGGACAAAAACTGAAGAATTTTGACGATGAGACCTTTCAGAGATCGTTCATGGAGTTTTCCCTTAAAGACCTCTATGCTATCCAAGAAATTCAAGCTGAGGAAAATCTGTTCAGACTCATTGTGAA CTCTCTTTGTCCTGCAATCTATGGCCACGAG ATTGTGAAGGCAGGTTTGGCCCTGGCCTTGTTTGGAGGATGTCAGAAGTTTGTGGATGACAAGAACAGAATCCCAGTGCGAGGAGATCCACATGTTCTGGTGGTTGGAGATCCAGGACTAGGAAAAAGTCAAATGTTGCAA GCTGTGTGTAACGTCGCTCCTCGAGGCGTGTACGTTTGTGGTAATACTTCCACCAGCTCTGGTCTGACTGTTACACTCTCCAGAGATGGCACTTCTGGAGATTTTGCCTTGGAAGCTGGTGCCTTGGTGCTTGGAGATCAAG GAATTTGTGGAATAGATGAATTTGATAAGATGGGAAACCAGCACCAGGCTTTGTTGGAAGCCATGGAACAGCAGAGCATCAGCCTGGCCAAGGCTGGCATTGTTTGCAGTCTGCCAGCTCGGACATCCATTGTTGCTGCAGCAAACCCTGTTGGAGGACATTATAACAAAGCCAAAACAGTGTCTGAGAACCTAAA AATGGGGAGTGCTCTGCTGTCCAGATTTGATCTGGTTTTCATCCTGCTGGACACGCCGAACGAGGACCACGACCACCTGCTGTCGGAGCACGTGCTGGCCCTGCGGGCCGGCCGGCGCGCCGCCTGCAGCAGCGCCCTGGTGACCCGGGCCGGCTCCCAGGAGCACTCTGTCCTCCAGGCCACCTCGGATCGACCCCTGCTCGAGAGGCTGAAG ATCTCAACAGGAGAAAACTTTGATGCCATTCCCCATCAGCTGCTGAGGAAGTATGTGGGGTATGCTCGGCAGTACGTGCACCCAAAGCTCTCTCCAGAGGCTGCACAAGTGCTCCAGGAATTCTACCTTGAGCTCCGGAAACAGAACCAAAGAGCAGACAGCACCCCCATCACCACGAGGCAGCTGGAGTCCCTGATTCGACTGACAGAG gCACGATCAAGGCTGGAATTAAGAGAGAAATCTACcaaggaagatgctgaggatgtAATAGAGATAATGAAATACAG CATGCTGGGCACCTACTCGGATGAGTTTGGCAAGCTGGACTTCGAGCGCTCCCAGCACGGCTCCGGGATGAGCCATCGCTCGCAGGCCAAGCGCTTCGTGTCCGCCCTGAGCAGCGTCGCAGAGAGGACCTACAACAACCTGTTCGACCTGCAGCAGCTGCGCCACATCGcccgggagctgcagctgcag GTATCTGATTTTGAAAGCTTTATTGGATCCCTAAATGATCAGGGTTATCTTTTGAAGAAAGGCTCAAGAGTTTATCAGCTCCAGACCATATGA
- the CRLS1 gene encoding cardiolipin synthase (CMP-forming), giving the protein MLAAAWLAGGAWRGLLRGAARRRPPGGAARPLGGRLGAAAGVSRLPAGAGPPRLLRAPAAAWRLLSGGAAPPEPRRERGAELYENPWTIPNILSMARMGLAPVLGYLIVEENFNVALGVFVLAGVTDLLDGFIARNWANQKSALGSALDPLADKILISVLYVSLTCANLIPVPLTSMIILRDAALIAAVFYVRYKTLSPPRTLSRYFNPCYATAQLKPTFISKMNTAVQLILVAASLAAPVFNYVDSIYLQTLWCITAFTTVTSAYSYYHYGRKTVQVIKNK; this is encoded by the exons ATGCTGGCCGCCGCCTGGCTGGCCGGGGGCGCCTGGCGGGGGCTCCTCCGCGGCGCGGCGCGCAGGCGGCCGCCCGGCGGAGCGGCGAGGCCTCTGGGCGGCCGGCtcggcgcggcggcgggcgtCTCGCGCCTGCccgcgggcgcggggccgccgcggcTGCTgcgcgcgcccgccgccgcctggCGCCTCCtgagcggcggggccgccccgcccgagccgcggcgggagcgcggcgccGAGCTG TATGAAAACCCCTGGACGATCCCAAATATCCTGTCCATGGCGAGAATGGGTCTGGCGCCAGTTTTAGGCTATTTGATTGTTGAGGAGAATTTCAACGTTGCCCtcggtgtctttgtcctggctggtGTGACGGACCTG CTGGACGGATTTATTGCACGGAACTGGGCTAATCAGAAATCAGCACTGGGAAGTGCTCTCGATCCCCTGGCAGATAAAATCCTCATCAGTGTGCTCTATGTGAGCCTAACTTGTGCAAATCTTATCCCAG TTCCCCTGACTTCCATGATAATCCTGCGGGATGCGGCGCTCATTGCCGCCGTTTTTTACGTGCGATACAAAACTCTTTCTCCACCG AGAACACTGAGTAGGTATTTTAACCCGTGTTATGCTACTGCGCAATTAAAACCAACATTCATCAGCAAG aTGAACACAGCAGTTCAGCTGATTTTGGTGGCAGCTTCTTTAGCAGCACCCGTTTTCAATTATGTGGACAGCATATATCTGCAGACATTATG GTGCATCACAGCTTTCACAACGGTGACATCTGCCTACAGCTATTACCACTATGGCAGGAAAACTGTCCAGGTGATCAAGAACAAGTGA